The Quercus robur chromosome 7, dhQueRobu3.1, whole genome shotgun sequence genome has a segment encoding these proteins:
- the LOC126691164 gene encoding extensin-like — translation MIDSIIRKIFIVMLFVVFLLFFVSSNARITQWGLDPSHNIHELGGLNPLHNHRSRINRESPGGPDPIHHHPISTLTDPLQNHRARINKESPGGPDPIHHHPISTLTDPLQNHRARINRESPGGPDPIHHHQISTLTDPLQNHRARIDRESPGGPDPIHHHQISTLIDTLQNHRAKINRESPGGPDPIHHHPISTLTDPLQNHQARINRESPGGLDPIHHHPISTLTDPLQNHRARIDRESPGGPDPIHHHQISTLTDTLQNHRARINRESPGGPDPIHHHPISTLTDPLHNHRARIDRESPGGPDPIHHHPISTLTDPLHNHRARINRESPGGPDPIHHHPISTLTDPLQNHRARIDRESPGGPNPIHHHQISTLTDTLQNHRARINRESPGGPDPIHHHPISTLTDPLQNHRARIDRKSPGGPDPIHYHQISTLIDTLQNH, via the coding sequence ATGATTGACTCGATAATTAGAAAGATTTTCATTGTCATGTTATTTGTAGTCTTCTTGCTTTTTTTTGTGAGCTCAAATGCTAGAATAACTCAATGGGGATTAGATCCATCGCACAACATTCATGAACTGGGCGGATTGAATCCACTACATAATCATCGATCAAGAATTAACAGGGAGTCACCAGGAGGACCCGATCCTATACATCATCATCCAATCTCTACATTGACTGATCCTCTACAGAATCATCGAGCAAGAATTAACAAGGAGTCACCAGGAGGACCCGATCCTATACATCATCATCCAATCTCTACATTGACCGATCCTCTACAGAATCATCGAGCAAGAATTAACAGGGAGTCACCAGGAGGACCCGATCCtatacatcatcatcaaatcTCTACATTGACCGATCCCCTACAGAATCATCGAGCAAGAATTGACAGGGAGTCACCAGGAGGACCCGATCCtatacatcatcatcaaatcTCTACATTGATCGATACTCTACAGAATCATCGAGCAAAAATTAACAGGGAGTCACCAGGAGGACCCGATCCTATACATCATCATCCAATCTCTACATTGACCGATCCTCTACAGAATCATCAAGCAAGAATTAACAGGGAGTCACCAGGAGGACTCGATCCTATACATCATCATCCAATCTCTACATTGACCGATCCCCTACAGAATCATCGAGCAAGAATTGACAGGGAGTCACCAGGAGGACCTGATCCtatacatcatcatcaaatcTCTACATTGACCGATACTCTACAGAATCATCGAGCAAGAATTAACAGGGAGTCACCAGGAGGACCTGATCCTATACATCATCATCCAATCTCTACATTGACCGATCCCTTACATAATCATCGAGCAAGAATTGACAGGGAATCACCAGGAGGACCTGATCCTATACATCATCATCCAATCTCTACATTGACCGATCCCCTACATAATCATCGAGCAAGAATTAACAGGGAGTCACCAGGAGGACCCGATCCTATACATCATCATCCAATCTCTACATTGACCGATCCCCTACAGAATCATAGAGCAAGAATTGACAGGGAGTCACCAGGAGGACCTAATCCtatacatcatcatcaaatcTCTACATTGACCGATACTCTACAGAATCATCGAGCAAGAATTAACAGGGAGTCACCAGGAGGACCTGATCCTATACATCATCATCCAATCTCTACATTGACCGATCCCCTACAGAATCATCGAGCAAGAATTGACAGGAAGTCACCAGGAGGACCCGATCCTATACATTATCATCAAATCTCTACATTGATCGATACTCTACAGAATCATTGA